ACTCTTagtggatatatttgataatgcTATTTAAATCCAATTGTCAATAAACATTATAGTTTTTAAAGAGAGAGTGGCTCCCAATGGCTCCACCCTCGTTTGGGAAGCCGAAATCGGAATCTAGGGAAAGAGGAAGTCTTCTAGAACCCTTCCCACGTGAAAATCTCTGTCCCCGTGAATCTACAGACATTAACATCATCATAAATACAAAGAATGACGTGAGCACAACATTAACTTTCATCTCACCGGCATGTTCCGCACCTAATGCCGAAGTTAAGCAGATCGAACGTCCAATAAGCCTTTGCAATATAATCTCTATGATTTATCGAAGGACGTCACGTGATGACATGACATATTTAACTAACTTTAAGTACAAATATTTGCACATATAATCTTATAAGTGGTTGAATTGAGCCCGTGTTGGATCgcttttttaatatatttaaacatATGATTCTTGACACAAGAGGCAAAACTGATCAACTTATAAAATATGAAGATGTTACTACCGTGGCTGAAACATAATTGCTATTTTGTAGCATAATGAAGCGGTAATACCTTTTTGTTTGATTTAAGTGATGTAATACCTATTACATTGGTATTACACAAGTCTTTAttcataatataataatttagctatgaaaaataaaattaaggacATAACATatgattataagaaaataaattctatATTTAGTAATTGTTACTTGATAGCCAtgcatacatatatgtatatcatcaaaatgttaaaatttaacATATCAAATTTTGTCTgtcttttaataattaatttatgattatgGTACAATACGTtattataaaaaaggaaatattatgTATCATATAATTAATAGTATGGTTGAAATAATAAGTACGTCCAAAATTTAGAGATCTGTGCCTAATGGGGAGCCACTAATATTActctaattataatttttgacaTGATAAATAATTGAGTATAACTAGGATAACCATTACATTGTATTTACctattatctaatttttcacTAGCCGAATAATATGCCATTAAAGCCAAGATAAGCACAATTGACGTGACCATTACATAAGtactatatataaatttatttataattgatGTATTTCGATTATAGCTAATAATCCAGCATTGATAAAGCGAgtgaggggaaaaaagaagaagaagataatccggCATTATATAAGGCTAGGACGACAGGTGGGTGGTCACTGCCTCACATCTCTACCGTTGATTTCCCAAGGACGGGCTTTGGACTGGGGTCTCTGGAACCGAGAAGATGGCGACGCGTGTAGCTCCCGCGGGAGGTGCGTGCGTGCCCCGCATGTCTTCTAGAAGCTTTGGCACGTGCGAGGCTTTGCGTTCCTAAGTTTTCGTGGGATGGAGGGTCAACGCCAACGGGTCACTCGGCCGGACCTTTTTGGTTGCCTGGCCTGCTAAGTTAGGCTGCTTCCACTAATTATTACTGTTCACGTCGTTTTTTAATCTAGCATCCAATCATGCAAGAGATGCAAAAATTCAGTTTAAGacggaatttaataaaatagaaTCTTGGAAAACGATGGgttgaatttcttgatttttttaatacccGACCCACTTATTATATTCACTAAAAACTTGCCAAATAGGTTTGTCAAACTGAAATTGTAAacaatgatttatattttgctAATTATGTGGCTGACAAATGTTCAATCTTCTCATTCATTGCGCGATTGCTAAATCAGAACACGAGCATTCAAATGATACTACCATTTTTTATTGTGATATCGACCGCTCAGCTAagtctttgtttatttatttaatgccTTTAGTAAGTGCTCGATGCAAAGTTGCCCAATGAAAACTCCATTACTAAACTATCTTTGTTTATTCTCGGCTAAGTctttgtttatatatttatttattctcaacTAATGGACATTTTTGTCCTCTTGTTCTATTTTTTACTAATCCTCGAATCCACTCCGTCTCTTATTTTCGGCAATTTGCTTGAGGTGCAAGTGTCAAATATGCCTTAGAAAGTGCTTGATGCAAAGTCACCAATGAAAACTCCATTACTAAAATATCTTGGAAAAAACACTAATGAAAGATATATCtaattttctttaccaaaaaagaagaagatatatcTAATTTCTATatatgttttaaaaaattaaattaaaattaattctatacatttcaattgatttgattgagctTCCAACTTagttgaaaaatgcaaataaatcttataatttattttgtgaGAAAAGCAcaatttaaaaatgccacgcAGTTAAATTTTGAGTACCTTGCAAATTCTATGTATTGATTGTTGagaggatttgattacacttatttgaaaaaaagtataaaattgaatcaaatcaattgaaagggctagttcaaaccacccccaaaaaaattaaaggattaGGATTTATTGTAGTATGTGCTTAAAATTAATGACTAAACAGATTATCAATCATGCACAAGTTATTCGTTTCATAAATGGGTTGCcgttcaattgattttttttttttttttttacatgactACGAAACGAGTTGTACTTTGATCGACTTATTAATAGCATAAACTTGAGTCAACACAACATTGGCAAGCTGCCGCCCTATTGCTCGTGTATTAGCATAACCATGTCATGCAGAAGGATTTTGTTAAGAAATACTCAGAGCATTATTCAAGTGATCGAAGGAGGAAACGGAggcaattttcaattttatcatcgATTGCAGCCGTGATATGCACGATTAATGTCCTTGGAAAATCGAATAATTCCTCGTTAAGTATGGTTGGGTGGTAGACGGGGCCGCTAGCTAATAAGAGCCGATCGAAATAAAGTCTTTGTCATTTTGAGTTTCTTAATGTTATCTTTTTGAGCTGGGcgaagaaattaaaaaggttaTTTTTGTCGGTGGAAAATCCAACACATCATTCAATGACACCCTTTTCCATTCCAATTCCCACCGAAGCCACAGCTCACAGAATCATTCCAGTCACCGGCTCTCATAATGCACGTCGgtccataaaaataaataataaaagaagaagaagaaagagagcaaACACGGAGGAGttaattcaaaagaaaaaaaaatacaatttggTACGTCTATATCACATctactttgatttgatttttgtatcacaaaaattataaaacggGACACCCTTGCTACATGTACCAATACCAATCTTCCCATTgcctaaaaatcccaaattcatATACTCGAGCCAAAATATTAGATTGTGAGAAATCAGCTAAAATGCACTTAATTTTGGCCAAAGAGCTTCCTCAAGTTCCGAGAGTTGAACAAAATTCTTAGTCTTTTGTAAATACGAAATCTAGTTTGGGTAAACCGTGCAATACAAAGAACCTTTTTCTTCATAATATTTAACATTTAGTAACCGAtgaataaaacataaaaatattgcACTCATCAAGTAAAAAACTCGTGAGTAAAATTTAATTCTTCTTCAGACTTGTTTAGAAAATGCTATGAGGATTCGAAAAATGACCATTCGTGATTcgataaatttatatatttgaagcTAGAAGAATGATATGGTAAAACTTTGCTCGGAACTATGTGACAGAAAATAATGTTTAATAAGACAAAGTTTAGTTTGGAGTGGAATGTCATATGATATATTCAGTTTTCCGTGGAacataaattaatctaaaatatatatttaatatatcgATTCGAGATTTTTcgtaatatgaaaattaatttgaagtaattaCCGCACCAACGtattagtcttaaatttttttgtgatactgATCCGTTAGGGAAAAATATAAGCACAGATGTTCTAGAAGCTCAATAAAACCGCGCTGCCACGTCATTGCCCGCGAACCTCCCACCCCGCCCCAAACAACGGGCTCCACACACGGATTTTTGGACCCAGCGAAATCCCAGATTTACCCTCCGGATCGAAATTCTTCCGTTCTTATAAAAtgccctctctttctctctccttccccatCCACACCCGCGACTCTTCCCAGCATTCCCATTTTGCACCCCGACTCTCCCCCGATTTTCAAATGTCCCTAACCCTAACCCCTCCTCCTCCGTCCCTCGCCTCCCATCGCCGCCGttgctccgccgccgccgccgccgggcctCCGAGGTCGCGGCTCCGCGTCCGCTGCGTCGCCACCTGCCACGCGCCCCCGTCGCCCGCCGTGGCGCCGTCGATCGCCGGGCTCGAGCCGCGGCGGCGGGAGAGGCTGAGCCTGTACGAGATCCTGCGGGTGCGGGAGGACGCGTCGGCCAGGGAGATCAAGGCCGCGTACCGGTCCCTGGCGAAGGCGTACCACCCGGACGCCGCGGGGGAGACCGACGGCCGGGACTTCATCCAGATCCACAGCGCGTACGAGACGCTCTCCGACCCGGCGGCGAGGGCGGTGTACGACCTGTCGCTCGGgagcggccggcggcggcggcagcagcagcagcgcgCGGGCTGGGCCGGGTTTTGCTCGACCCGGCGGTGGGAGACGGACCAGTGCTGGTGAGGCGCATTCCGCGGCACGGGACTCGCGCGTGCCATCGAAACCGAAGGAAGAAAAACGAGAagattttttgcattttccagtttcgtcttcttcttcttctgagcaatgttccagaatcagaaatgtaaaaaaaaaaaaaaaaaaaattgtatataaTTAAATCTTCGAgtcatggatttttttttttttctgacagaagagactagttttttttttttttttttggcattttgttAGTGTGTAGAGAtggaaatgaaatagaaaaaatagtaaattctcatgtcatttctttttatcctgTCTatggtttttattattatttatatcatttggTCGGCCTGTCGGTAATTTTCGGacgataaaaaatttcttttcttttaacgCAATCGACACGGTGTCACTCGGTGCTCCTCGGCTTTTCCGACGATATACACCCGAATATCGCAAGCACGTGGCGGTCGTTAGACACCGGAAGACCAGTCACGTGCCCGGCTAACGGAGGACATTAGTCCGGTCGAATCGCGCCAGCCGTGACGACACGACATGGAAGACAAGTGAAGTGAAGAATGACTAAAAGGAAAAGCGTAATTGATATGACTAAATGAGGTTACTCAAAGAGTTATGTCCAAGGCCCACTTAGCGCCTCTTTTCGGGCGGTATCTTTACTAGTCACATGGGTCTTGTCAATAAATATCTCCCCCGACACTGGCCTAAATATATTTAACAAAGAAGggttaatattattaaaaagtttattaaaaatcttaaattatgtcCATTATGATAtgtataattcaatttttttttttttttgactcgaGGAATCTCGCACCTGGCAATCGGAGATAAATCACTAAGGGCGACACACGCTTGCCACCACACACGCGCCACCGTAAGTCGCCGAAAAAGCTGGCCAAAGCTACTTTCTTTGCGAACTTTGTGTTGCAGGAGCTTCGAATATTAGACCTCTTCGATGGAAGTCTAGCGCCTACTCAGTTGAGCTACCGCTGCGGATTGTATACTTCAATTTTTGTGCGTCATTTAAAAACCCAAATTTActtattgtgatttttttgtatgaTAAAAAATCTCGAATTTATATCAGCCAGACAATATACACTCGGTGGAAAAGTATCTCCGATTCTCTGTCAGAGAAATGGATGTTTTCCCCTTGGCTTTCAGTCCTTTTCCCTGTGTACTTCAATTAGGGCAAGCTAACTTTACGTGATGTCACAATTCGATTAGAGCGAGCTCGGCCAGCCCAAACCAGCCCATCCTaacatttcttttcttcacaGATTCATTAATTCACTTTTTCGGGTCTTTTTAGAAAGCCAAAAGTATAAACCAGCTGGCACCTCCTCTTGTAAAAAATTTCTCGCAGATTCCTAAACTCTACCAAAAAACTTCTCCACCACCATTTCAGCCCCTTTTATCAGCCTCAAACGCCCACCGCCTAATGGAGAGTTTTTTGTGACACGGTAGctaagtttagagttttttgtgatgTGTTGCGATGAACATAATTTATGGTTCCTACTTCTTGGTGATAAGATATACTAATTTCtaaaaagatatattaatttctaAAGTACCAACCAACTACACATAAAGCGAGAGAAACGGGGCAACCCGATTAAGAATTTTCCCTAATTGGGTGTATAAATGACGAAACCCTGGGAGCACTCCTTGACAAAGGGAAGGAAGCATGCAATGGGTCTTAATTGTCGGTCGATTAGGAAACTGGTGCTGAATTACCGCGACAGAGATTTGTTTCGTCAACATTGATGGTCGGACGAAACGTACCGGACTTTTTGCTCAAACAAATGCGACTCCGCCAAGATTGGAGTGCGAGAATGCTGGAATTTTACACCATTTAACATCGAGCAAAGACCCACATAGCGACCGAGCGATGTTAATTTAAGGTGACAAGTCTTCATGTTTTCCCCGGGAGTTGCACGGCGGACGTCAGTCAAAGTGCCGTGCAAATTGGGAAAATAGAGAAGTCTGGTCCGGATCTTATGGCGCATGAATCTGCCATAGTTGCCTTTTGCCCCTCCCCACATCATAACTTGCGGATGGATTACTTCACTCCGATAATAGTAAAATCAAAATATCCGACTGTTTTAAGTAGAACTGTTttcgaaaatttattttcaaactttCCTGTGTTTGGATGAAAGGAAATAATTGATttgtataaaatattttccataaactGAAAACAACAAGACTAGATTTGGAAAAATCGACTTCCCCTTTTGATAGGAAGGAAATTACTTTCttcaaatcattaaataaatgaaaaccgaccattttttccttaaaaacgATTTCCATTAAAGACCATTTTCCTCAGATTTTCTGTAAAACAAATGCAtcttaaatttaaaaagaatatgCAAAGAAACATAGATAATGGGAACGCCCCACGTAACAGATACATTACCTGCCGAGAGCGAAGAAAAGCTCGTCTGTCGGCTTTAACCGATCCCTGTACTCTGTAATAGCCTAAACTACCGAGAGAACGGACGAGCaggaagataagtaggtgaGTGAAGAAGCAAGCATCTGCAAACAATCATGGATTCTTTCTATACTCTCTTTGTGACGTTGGAGTCGAATCCTATCTTCACAGTGTCGACAGCTACGGGAACTTTACAGCCCTAGAAAACTCCAAATGAAACTCCCTAAAGATCTGTACAGATTCGACTAAAATTACTATGGGCCTAATTTTCACTTTGCCCTAGTACAACACTTTTCACAGGTGTCATTGTCATTTAGACGTCATCAGCATGGAGTTAATGACATGCATGAGAAGGCGTATACTAGATAGCTCGGGGCTGGCATTGGTTGGCAGAGTACGTTGATGGCTCAGTATTTGGTAAACTTGCTCGAAGATGGGCCGCACATGCACCGCGATTACTGGGTCCGATGGGTTAATGGCACTGGCCACATCGGTCATCCATGACAGCTTCCGAGGCGTGTCTTTGTTGATGTCGCAGGCCAACTGCTGCAAGAGGGACAGTAGAACTCCCTGGCTTAATGGGAGAGGGGTGATTGTCAATATCCTATGTAGATCAACctgtcaaaaggaaaaaaaaggttaaagtTCAGCATCTCTCACAGAATCCAATCTATCTGGCATGTCAGCCAACTGCAAATGCAGATGATCTGCCTCACAAAGCCATGaacaaacaaaagcaaaatttaTCAGGATCATTTGGAATTTTCATCGTAGTaaaaacaaatcacaagttATAAACAGTCCTTATGCCCCCAGGTTCATTCAAGTTAATCGGCAAGACAAGAAAATCTTGAAATAGATGCGACATTCTACACCACGTTCAACAACTGAATACCTGAAAACATAACCAAGATACAATGAACAAATCACTTCTTTGCAGGGCCAAGGTGAAAGCTTCCTCATATTTGTGTTCAGAGATCAATCGTGACAGTTCTTTGGTTAGATCAAATGGCTTGTCAACCTGTTACAGAGATGACATATCAGTTCTCCACAAAGtacaaaaaagagaggaggaggaggaaaaaaaaggggtggGGGGGACTAAGAAGTAGTGACATCATATTTTGGTCTTCCGAGCAGgctcagagaaaaaaagaggggggTGTCCAAGCAGGCTCAATAATTCAGATACTTTGAGTGTTGAATTAAACAGTACATTGAAACTGGGCATTCAAGGCACCGGCTACACTGACATTCCATTATGCATGCAATAGATGATTGACAGGACAATTCCTAAAGAAAAGCCACATGCAAGGCAGATGAAGcatcttattttcttcaaattggaGACTCATAGTAAAGAGGTTCATGCACAGAAGTACAGAATATGAGGCACAACCACACAGAGTTATGTTCAGCTTATAATGTGGAAAACATTTATGTAATTCCTCCTCAAATGCCAGACAATCTTGAAACTTGCATAGAAAACATGACACATCTCTGTAATGCCAAGCGGCGGCAAGAATTTCATACAAGAAGTCAAACCTTTTCCTGTAGAACACCCAATGGCCCATTGCTTAATTCTGTAACCAACGGGTTTACTGGTGCGTTAGCTCCAGCTACAGCGAGAGCTAAAAGCTTCCGTTGAGTTTCAGCCAAATCTCCACTCAAGGTCCGTGTCATTGACGACGCTGAATTAACAGCATCCTgcaaaatcatatgaaaattaatattattcTAGAACATCGgagaattcaaaaaatatttgaaaccaATATAATAAGAAAAGCATTAATATCTCCTCATCTTATGATAAGCAAGAACAGAACAATCATTAGTAAGGCACCGGGGTGTATGAACtgattgaaaaaaatcaaagaacacAATCCCATCTAGTGTCTGGTATTAAAAACTAAGGGCGTGTTTGATCTTAAGGTTGGATAAAATCAAACATATCACAACTGGTGTTTGGTGGCACACCATGGGTTAGATAAAGTATCCAGACTGTAGGTATGGGATTGTACTTGCCATCCTGAGACAAGA
The window above is part of the Eucalyptus grandis isolate ANBG69807.140 chromosome 6, ASM1654582v1, whole genome shotgun sequence genome. Proteins encoded here:
- the LOC104449087 gene encoding chaperone protein dnaJ 11, chloroplastic — encoded protein: MSLTLTPPPPSLASHRRRCSAAAAAGPPRSRLRVRCVATCHAPPSPAVAPSIAGLEPRRRERLSLYEILRVREDASAREIKAAYRSLAKAYHPDAAGETDGRDFIQIHSAYETLSDPAARAVYDLSLGSGRRRRQQQQRAGWAGFCSTRRWETDQCW